AAGTGGGCTTTGTCGTGTAGCAATTTTCAAGGTTTTCATAAATTCAAGCATGGGCTGGTCAAACAATACACCCTAAACTTAACTTGATCCCTTAAAATTGCAAGTAAAATCTCGCAAGTCCAAGATCACTCTTTTAAATTTAGAGCTGATGAATTCGCTCTCTAAGTGTAGACAAATGTCGACGGCTCACTGAAAGTCTTTCATCAAGACCTCGCAGCCTAACTTGATATTGCCCCGAACTAACCAGCTCCAGCCCATCTAAATATGCAACTGCCACCAACGCATTTCGATGAATACGAATAAATTGATCTGCAAATTCAGTTTCAAGTTCTTTTAATGTTTCATCTATTAATACACTGCCATTTTTATGACGTACCGTAACGTATTTCTGATCTGCTAAAAAATAATAGATATTTTCAACAGGAATCAGTTCAACGCCACGGTAGGTTTTTGCGGCAATTTGATGACGCTGTGTTTTTAGATCATGTAAAAATTCATGTTGTGGTAAAGCATTGAGTTGGGCTTGTGTAAGCTGTGTCAATTGACTTAAAGCTTGTTCAAGCTCTACTGGGTCAATCGGCTTAAGAAGATATGCCTGAGCTTGAGATTTAAAAGCTTCTAATGCATGCTGATCGTAGGCGGTACAAAACACAATCGCAGGTCGAGGATTGAACTGGCTTAACTGTTCTGCACAGACAAGACCATTCATACCTGGCATTTGAATATCAAGTAAAATTACGTCCGGTTGATGAAGCCGTGCCTGTTCCAAGGCCTCTTGTCCATGATGAGCCGTTGATACAACTTCATGTCCCATCTTTGAAACTAAACGTGACAATCGTTCCACTGCAAGTGGTTCGTCATCACAAATTAGCACCTTCATTCATCCTCCTTGTCACCGTTAACTTGATCCATTTTTTTATGGTTAACTCTGACTGACTTATTATTTTGTTTGATATTGATAGCTCATAATAGTGGTATATAAGGCTTCACCTTTATAAACCTGAAATCTAACGGTGTTCCCATAATATGCTTTCAGGCGTTGTTTTACATTTTCAAGGGCGATTCCATGCCCTTTCCGTGAATTTATTGTATCGTCTGTATATGGGTTGGTAATGACTATACTGACTTGATTTTGCAATATTTCAACCAATACCCCTATGGTTGCTTTACCCATCATTGGTTCTACCCCATGAAAAATACTATTCTCTAACAAAGGCTGTAATGTCAATAAAGGAATAGTGATCTGTTTTAATTGCATAGGTGAAAGTTCAATTTTCCAATCTACTTTTAAACGCTCCCCCAACCGCACCTGCTCAATCATTAAATATTGTTTACTGAGCTCAATTTCTTCATGCAGACTCACTAACTTTAATTCTTGGAAACTTGCTCGAAATAAACGCGATAGGCTAATGAGCATACTTTCTGCTTTATCTGGATCTATCGCAATTAAACTCACCACATTATTTAGACTATTAAATAAAAAGTGAGGGTGAATTCTCGCTTGCATGGCCTGAATACGAGCATTTAATTCTGCATATTGTTGATGCAGCCACTGCTCCCTGACATATAAATAACGTAAGCAGAAAGCTCCCAACAATATTCCATAGCTTAGATATAGAGGTACATTAGTTAAATAAATGCTCCAGCCCTGTGTTAGATAAGCATGTTTATTGAAAAGACCAAACTGAAAAAAATTACTTATTAAGGTGGTCAAGACAACAATAACTTGCAGCATGACAAAGCCAATAGCTAAGGCAAATTCTTGACGTAAGCTGCTAAAAAAACCTTGAAAGCGTTCAACTAAAGCAAAAAAGGATAAAATTACCCAATTAATAAAAACGATGTATTGTAAAAGTCTCCCCCCGCTCAAGGCTTGCCAAGACTGCGCTTCAGCCAATGCCAAGACCAGTGCCAAAACATTACTTGCGATAATTAATTCGAATAAGTGTTGCCAACGCCCATTTTTCGTAAAAAAATAGGAAGAATTTTGATTTCGGTATGCTGTAGGAAACAACTTTGTTTGTTGAGCTTCGGCAAGTGATATACTCTTTTTTATTTTACTGAGCCACCATGACCACATCTTCAAATCCCCCTAATTCAGTAACCCCAGACCAAACCTCAGGTATGTGGGGTGGTCGTTTTTCTGAAGCGACGGACGCTTTTGTAGCCGAATTTACCGCCTCTGTTCAGTTTGACCAACGTTTTTATAAACAAGACATCGCTGGTTCGATTGCGCATGCTACCATGCTTGCGAAAGTTGGCGTACTCACAGAAGCAGAACGCGATGACATTATTGAAGGTTTAAGCACCATTCGCTCAGAAATTGAGGCTGGAAACTTTGAGTGGCGCATCGATCTTGAAGATGTTCACATGAACATTGAATCACGTTTGACTCAACGTATTGGTATTACAGGTAAAAAATTACACACTGGCCGTAGCCGTAACGATCAGGTTGCAACTGATATTCGTCTTTACCTACGCGACGAAATTGATGATATTTTAAAATTATTAGAACGTTTACAAAAAGGCTTGTTAGGCTTGGCTGCCAAAAATGTAAATACAATTATGCCTGGCTTTACACACCTA
This genomic stretch from Acinetobacter pittii harbors:
- a CDS encoding sensor histidine kinase, with the protein product MWSWWLSKIKKSISLAEAQQTKLFPTAYRNQNSSYFFTKNGRWQHLFELIIASNVLALVLALAEAQSWQALSGGRLLQYIVFINWVILSFFALVERFQGFFSSLRQEFALAIGFVMLQVIVVLTTLISNFFQFGLFNKHAYLTQGWSIYLTNVPLYLSYGILLGAFCLRYLYVREQWLHQQYAELNARIQAMQARIHPHFLFNSLNNVVSLIAIDPDKAESMLISLSRLFRASFQELKLVSLHEEIELSKQYLMIEQVRLGERLKVDWKIELSPMQLKQITIPLLTLQPLLENSIFHGVEPMMGKATIGVLVEILQNQVSIVITNPYTDDTINSRKGHGIALENVKQRLKAYYGNTVRFQVYKGEALYTTIMSYQYQTK
- the algR gene encoding LytTR family DNA-binding domain-containing protein gives rise to the protein MKVLICDDEPLAVERLSRLVSKMGHEVVSTAHHGQEALEQARLHQPDVILLDIQMPGMNGLVCAEQLSQFNPRPAIVFCTAYDQHALEAFKSQAQAYLLKPIDPVELEQALSQLTQLTQAQLNALPQHEFLHDLKTQRHQIAAKTYRGVELIPVENIYYFLADQKYVTVRHKNGSVLIDETLKELETEFADQFIRIHRNALVAVAYLDGLELVSSGQYQVRLRGLDERLSVSRRHLSTLRERIHQL